Genomic window (Methanosphaera sp. WGK6):
GTATATGGTGGAAATAAAGTGTGTGAACCAAGTACTGCTCAAGCAAAACTTTATATTAAAAAAGCAGAATCAATTATTTTATCAATAAATGATATACAAAATGCTAGTTATCGTTTAACTAGATGGATTGATATCAATAAAAGATTACCTGGAAAAATATTAATTAATGAAAATCAAGTAAGTATAGGTAACTTTTTAGCAATATTAGCTACAACCATCAAAAATATAAATAAAAATAAGTTAGATGATATTAAAATAACAGAAATTGGTACACCAAAAGTATCTCGTGAAAGTATTACTGAAACAATACTCATATCCCAAGAAGAATACATGCCAATGATAAATGAAATTATCAATTTTATTGATGAAAATAGAGAATCCCCATCCACTATTGAAACATCATATGGAAATATAGGGTTTATGAATCTAGCTTATACTCTTGCAACAATTGTTTCTAATAGTTCAGATACAGGTATTCTTTCAGGCATATATGTACGACCTTGGAAGAAAATAATTACAAAATAATTTTTCCATATTTCTTATTTTTTTTATAAATTTAATTTATTGCTAAAAATAATATAACTCAAAAATATTTTTTCTAATTCTAGTTGATTACTGATATTTAATATAATATAAATTATATTTTTATGATTAATTATTAACGAAAGGTAATTATTTCAAAAAAAAGAGTTTAATCAAGATTAAAATGATTTTATTTATATTTAAAAGTAATTTTTAATATAGTTTTAATAAAAATAGTTATACGAATCATTAAAAAAAACATGTGACTATATAATTTTTATTATATAGAAATTATATGTTAATCACAAATTTTTTTAAAATAATATGTTTTGTGGGTACAATTAAATATTGTACATAAGTAACATATAAATTATATTCAAAAAATATTAAAATTTACATTAAATTCATTAAATTTACTTTAATAAAATGATAAACTATTTAAAAAAAGAAGTGAATTATTTTTTTATAATAATTCTTACAATATCATGATCAGATAAAACATGATCCAAACCTACTTTTTGACCAGGGAACTTTACTGAATCACCCCATACTTTAGCATATTTAAAGTTTTGTACAAAATCCCTGTGTAAT
Coding sequences:
- a CDS encoding Ig-like domain repeat protein; this encodes MESKIKIDDIIIYKGEMGVITFEVTDENNNPVDGKVVIKLNKNTIVTSNLKEDGTFSQKCNFSKLQNSEYDIEVVYGGNKVCEPSTAQAKLYIKKAESIILSINDIQNASYRLTRWIDINKRLPGKILINENQVSIGNFLAILATTIKNINKNKLDDIKITEIGTPKVSRESITETILISQEEYMPMINEIINFIDENRESPSTIETSYGNIGFMNLAYTLATIVSNSSDTGILSGIYVRPWKKIITK